CCCGAGCGCGAACATGTTCTTGCTGCGCTCGGCCTCCTTGCGCGACAGGGGGAACTCCTTCAGTGCGCCGACGGTCAGGGTCGTCAGCGGCACCGGGTGCACCGCGTAGCCCTGTAGTGAGCCGTCGTCCAGCGGGCTGGCGGGATAACCGACCTTGGCCAGTGCGCGCTTGGTGAACTCATCGGTGTTCACGATGATCTCCGCGCCGCGCGGCAGGTCGTCGATATTGGCTTTCAACGCGGCCGGGTTCATCGCCACCAGCACATCGGGGGCGTCGCCCGGAGTCAGGATGTCGTGATCGGCGAAGTGCAACTGGAAACTGGACACTCCCGGCAGGGTGCCTGCGGGGGCCCGGATCTCCGCCGGGAAGTTCGGCAGCGTCGACAGATCGTTCCCGAACGATGCCGTCTCCGAGGTGAACCGGTCCCCCGCGAGCTGCATCCCGTCTCCGGAGTCTCCGGCGAATCGGATGATCACCCGATCCAGCCGCCGGACCTCCTTGGCCGGTTTACGCCGCTCACCGAGCACGGGGTGCTCATCGGCTGGGCTGCTGATCTGACTCGTCACTGAATCGGACCTCCTTCGAAGCGGCGCACGCGTGTGGCCGGGACTCTGTCGTGGGACGGCACCCGGCTCATCCGCCGTGGTACGGGCACTGGCCGCGGCCGAGGTCGCGTGCGTGGTCGTCGAGGTAGAAGTTCGGGCGCTGGTCGGCCTGGTCGTAGTAGCGGTGGAAGACCGGGGTGATGCCGCCGGACAGCGGGGGGACGATCCAGGTCCAGTCGGCGGGGACGGTTCTGCCCGCGCGCTGTTCCTTGTCCATGTGGGTCAGGAAGCGCCGGGACTCGGTGTGGTGGTCGCTGATACGGGCGCCGGCCTCGTTGAAGGAGTGCAGGACGGCCACGTTGAGTTCGACCAGGGCGCGGTCGCGCCACAGGGAGGTTTCGCTGTCGGTGTCGAGCCCGAGGCGGGCGGCAATGAGGGGCAGCAGGTCGTAGCGGCCTTCGTCGACGAGGTTGCGGGCGCCGATCTCGGTGCCCATGTACCAGCCGTTGAAGGGGGCGAGCGGGTAGTCGAGGCCGCCGATGCGCAGCCGCATGTTGGAGATGGCCGGCAGTGCGTGCCAGCGCAGTTCCAGGTCGGCGAACCAGGGGTGTTCGGGGTGGCTGAGCGGGACTTCGAGGACGGCGTCGGCGGGGACGTCGAAGAGCTGCGGTTTGGTGTCGTGGGTGCTGATGACCAGGGGTAGGACGTCGAAGGTGCCGCCGGGGGCGTTCCAGCCCATCCGCTGGACCAGTTCGGTGAAGTCGGCGTACGCGGGGTCCCCGATGACGCTGCCGTCGCTCTGCCGGTAGCCGGCGTAGCGGATGAGCTGGTCGTTCCATACTCGCGGGCTGGGGCGGCCAGGGACGTCGGGGGCGAAGACGGAGATCACCGGGCGGATGCGCCCGCCGTTGGTGCCCTGGCGGAGATGGGTGATCAGATGCTGGTGGATTTCCTCAGGGGCGGTGGCGTCGCGCCGGTCCAGGACCTGCAGGCTGTTCCAGTACAGGCGGCCGATGCAGCGGCTGCTGTTGCGCCAGGCCACCCGGGCGCCGAAGGCGAGTTCGGCGGAGCTGTGGCGGTAGGTGCCGGTGTCGCGGATCTGCCGCTGTATCTCCTGGAGCCGCGCGTGGAGGGAGTGCGGCTGGTCGGGGTGCTCGCGGTAGTGCATCCGGATGAAGTCCTCGGCTTCGGCGGGGTCGGCCTGGCCGGCCCCGCCGGCGACAGGGAGCGCCGCGGGATCCTCATAGGTGGTCCGGTTCGCGGCGGCGGGCTGCGGGCCCGGGTCCGGGTGGGGCGCGAGGCGTGCGGCAAGGGTGTCGGAAGGGTTCATGGCCTGTCCTCGGAAGGGGGCAGCTCGGCCCGGGGCGGCAGGTGTCGGGAGGAGCGGCCGGTGGCCGCCCGCTGTAGTGCGCGTGGGCGCCTGCGCCGTTCACCGGGGCCGGGCACCGACGACAGGTTGTGGTCCCGGTGGCGGCGAGGCGCCCACGCGGTTCTTGGGGGCGGGCGGGCGTCAGGCGCTGCTGCCGGGTGCGGCGCCGACGCGCTGCCCGGTCCGGGGCGAGCGGGCGATGGAGGTGCCGAACAGTTCGTCCCAGTAGGGGGCGCTGATGCCGAAGCCCCGGGTGTCATCGCGGAAGTGATGGCGCATGTGGTACTCGCGCAGGGTGCGCAGCAGCCGGTTCTTCGGCTTGCCGTGGTGCAGGTAGAGGTGGACCAGGTCGTAGGCGAGGTATCCGACGATGTAGCCGGCTCCGAAGACCAGCGGCACGCCGAGCAGCCCGCTGGAGAAGTAGAAGGCCGACCCGACCATGGGGATGCTCAGCAGGGGGCTGAGGATGGAACGGCGGGCGTCCTGCGGGTACTCGTGGTGGACACCGTGCAGGAGGTAGTGCAGCTTGGCGCCGAAGCCGCGCTCGGGTTCGTAGTGCAGGACGATCCGGTGGCCCCAGTATTCGGACAGGGTCCAGTAGACGTAGCCGGCGAGCCCCCAGCCGAGCAGGGACCAGCCGCCGCCACGGCCGACCGAGATGACGGTGGCGACGACCGCGACGGGGGCGAACATGACGACGGTGGTGGCCGGGCTGACGTGGATGAGCTTGTCGAGGAGCCAAATGCCGGTCACGGAGGGGGCGTTGCCCCGCCGGACGGCGCCCTTGGCGGCGGAGGCCGACTTGGTCGGGGTGTTCACAGACTTGCCTCCCTCGGCCCGATGTGGCCCAGCCGGGCCTCGTAGCCGATGCGTGCCTGGTAGTCGGTGGTGCGCAGCAGCTGGTCGGCCTTCAGGAGCCGTCCCATGGCGTCGCGCCAGGGCTGGGGCAGCAGGAACAGGGAGCGGGTGACCGGGTTGGTCCAGCCGGGGACGTAGACGTTGTAGCGGGGGCGTCGGGCGGTGCGGACCACGGCGGCAGCGATGTCCTGGGGGGTGAGCAGCGGGACGAAGCGGCCCTTGCTGACGCCGGAGGTCAGTTCGGTCTGGGCGGGGATGGGCAGGATGATCGACAGGTCCACGCCGGAGCCGCGCAGTTCGGCGCGTACACCCTCGGACAGGCCCACCACGGCGTGCTTGGCGGCCGAGTAGGTGGCGCAGCCGGGCAGACCGATCATGCCGACGGCGGAGACCATGTTGATGATGTGGCCGTGTCCGCGCTCGCGCATCGGGCTCAGCGCGGACTTCATGCCGTTGATGGTGCCGATCAGGTTGACGTTGATCTGGTGGAGGGTGGCGTCGTCGCTCTCGTTCTCGAAGCGGCTGACCAGCATTTCGCCCGCGTTGTTGACGAAGATGTCGATGGGGCCGAGGTCGGCCTCGACCGTCTTCCAGAACTGTTTGGCGGATGCCGGGTCGGTCACGTCCAGCGGGTAGGCGTGGGCGCCGATCTGGTCGGCGACCGTGGCTGCGAAGTCGTGGTTGCGGGCGCCGATGGCGACCTTGGCGCCCTGTTTGATGAATGCCTCGGCGGTGGCGCGGCCGATGCCGCGGCTGCCGCCGGTGATGGCGACGACCTGGTTGGTCAGTTTCCTCGACACGGGTCCTCCTGGGTGGGGAGCTGTTGGGGTTCGGGCGGCAGTCAGGCGAGGGCGTGGAAGCGGCGTGAGTACCAGATCAGGGGCTGGCTGTGGGTGTATCCGAGAGCGTGGACGCGGCCGGTGAGGATCGTGTGGTCGCCGCCGGGATAGGTGTCCTCGACCTGGCAGGAGAGCCAGGCCAATGCCCCGTTGAGGACGAGTGACCCGTCGGCCTCGTGGCGGCAGGAGGCTGCCGAGAAGCGCTTGTGCTGGTCGGTGTCGCGGTCGGCGAAGTCCTTGGCGAGGTTCGCCTGGTCCTGGCGCAGCACGTTGACGGCGAAGGCGCCATGGTCGCGGATACTAACCAGGGTGCGGCTGTTGTTGTCGACGCACACCAGGACCAGGGGTGGGTCGAGGGACAGGGAGCAGACAGCGCTGGCCGTCATGCCGGCAGGGCCGTGGATTCCGTCGGTGGTGATGACGCTCACCCCGGCGGGCAGGTGGGCCATGACATCGCGGAACGCCTGGGCGGATGGCTGGGCGCAGGGTTCGCCAGGAACGGACGCGGGAGCGGAGCCGGGGAGCGGCGGCAGCGCGGTGGGGGTGTGCCAGGTCATGGCCGACCGCCGGCATCGGCCGCGACGGGCTCCGGCTCGTGCAGGGTGATGCGGGACCCGAACAGCCCCTGTGCGATCAGCGCCATGGTGTCCAGCAGAGTGCGGGACGCGATGGGGTCGATGAGCGAGGCGAGGCTGGGGATGCCGAGGTCGAAGGCGGCAGCGAACCGGGCGCGTGTGTCGGGCCCTTCCTGCTGGACGTACCAGCCGCCCTCGAAGGTCTCGAAGTCGCCGTCGAGCTGGGTGAATTCGATGGTGAGCGCGGCCGGGTCGATGCGGTCGCGCTCGGACCAGCACAGCACGCCGTTACGGAAGTTGGCCGACCAGTGGGAGTCCACGGTGCGGTCGTCGACCTCGGTGACGCGGACCTCGCGGATGGCGTCGGTGTACTTGGGGTAGGCGGCGAAGTCGCGCAGCAGGCCGAAGACTTCCGGGGCGGCGGTATCGGGCACGTGGACGTCGAGAGTGACCTCGGGCATGTCAGTGGAGTCCCTTCAATAAGGCGGCGGACGCGGCGGTGAAGGCTTCGGAGATCCGGTCCAGGTCAGAGCGGGTGAGCACTGCCGGCGGGGTCAGGCGCACCACGCGGTGCGCGTTGAGGGAGTGGTTGACCAGCAGCCCTGCTTCGAGCAGGTGCAGTACGAGTTCGCCGGCGAGCGCCTCGTCACGCATCTCGATGCCGATGAGCAGTCCCTTGCCGCGTATGTCGGCGACGGCGTCACCGAGCGGTGCGAGGGTGTCGCGGACCCGGTCGATGAGGTCGATCCCGAGCAGGTGTGCCTGCTCCACGAGGCCTTCCTCGGCGATGGTGCGTACCGCGGCGTGCGCGGCGGCCATGGCTACGGGGGCGCCGGCGAAGGTAGAGGTGTGCAGAAACGGGTCGCGGTCGAAGGGCGCGTAGGCCTCGGCGGTAGCGACCGCGGCCGCTACGGGGATCACTCCGCCGCTGAGGTTCTTGCCGACCAGGAGTACGTCGGGGCGTACGTCCTCGGTGTCCGCGCCCCACCAAGTGCCCAGGCGGCCGAGGCCGGTCTGGATCTCGTCCAGGACGAAGAACGCTCCGTACTGGACGCAGAGCAGCTGGACATCGCGGAGGTAGCCCGGAGGCGGCAGGACGACTCCGCCCTCGCCCTGCACCGGTTCGATCACGACACAGGCCGCGGGCCCGGCGGCCAGGGCGGAGGCCAGGGCTTCGGCATCTCCGTAGGGGATGTGTTCGGCAGGCAGCAACGGCCGGAAGGGGTCCTGGTAGAACGGCTTGGCGGTCAGCGCGAGGGCGCCGGTGGTCTTGCCGTGATAGCCGCCCGTGGTGGAGATGAGCCGCTGCAGTCCGTGGGCGCGCGCCAACTTGATGGCCGTCTCGGTCGCCTCCGCGCCGGAGTTGACGAAGTGCACGTAGTCCAGTCCGGGCGGGGTGATATCGGCGAGCGCCGTCGCGGCGCCGGCCGCCACCGGTTCGAGCAGCAGGCGGGAGGCGAGCGGGTGGCGGCGGACCTGGGCGACGACCGCCTCGACGACCCGGGGGTGGCAGTGGCCGAGCAGGAAGACCCCGTAGCCGCCGCAGTCGACGTATTCCCTGCCGTCCGCAGCGAAGACCCGGGCGCCGTATGAGGCGATCTCCATCACACCGCCGGTCATGGACGCCAGCCGGGCCCTCCCCCGGCCCAGGTGCTTCCGGTAGGCGTCGAGCACGTCGGCCACCGAAGATTCCTGCGGCGCCGTCCCGCGTACGGTCGGCACGGTCACCGGCGTCATGCGGGCACCCCTGCCGGGGCCGTCCGTACGGAGCTGCCAGTGGCGGTGACCTCGCCG
This is a stretch of genomic DNA from Streptomyces sp. NBC_00285. It encodes these proteins:
- a CDS encoding nitric oxide synthase oxygenase, which encodes MNPSDTLAARLAPHPDPGPQPAAANRTTYEDPAALPVAGGAGQADPAEAEDFIRMHYREHPDQPHSLHARLQEIQRQIRDTGTYRHSSAELAFGARVAWRNSSRCIGRLYWNSLQVLDRRDATAPEEIHQHLITHLRQGTNGGRIRPVISVFAPDVPGRPSPRVWNDQLIRYAGYRQSDGSVIGDPAYADFTELVQRMGWNAPGGTFDVLPLVISTHDTKPQLFDVPADAVLEVPLSHPEHPWFADLELRWHALPAISNMRLRIGGLDYPLAPFNGWYMGTEIGARNLVDEGRYDLLPLIAARLGLDTDSETSLWRDRALVELNVAVLHSFNEAGARISDHHTESRRFLTHMDKEQRAGRTVPADWTWIVPPLSGGITPVFHRYYDQADQRPNFYLDDHARDLGRGQCPYHGG
- a CDS encoding sterol desaturase family protein, translated to MNTPTKSASAAKGAVRRGNAPSVTGIWLLDKLIHVSPATTVVMFAPVAVVATVISVGRGGGWSLLGWGLAGYVYWTLSEYWGHRIVLHYEPERGFGAKLHYLLHGVHHEYPQDARRSILSPLLSIPMVGSAFYFSSGLLGVPLVFGAGYIVGYLAYDLVHLYLHHGKPKNRLLRTLREYHMRHHFRDDTRGFGISAPYWDELFGTSIARSPRTGQRVGAAPGSSA
- a CDS encoding SDR family oxidoreductase codes for the protein MSRKLTNQVVAITGGSRGIGRATAEAFIKQGAKVAIGARNHDFAATVADQIGAHAYPLDVTDPASAKQFWKTVEADLGPIDIFVNNAGEMLVSRFENESDDATLHQINVNLIGTINGMKSALSPMRERGHGHIINMVSAVGMIGLPGCATYSAAKHAVVGLSEGVRAELRGSGVDLSIILPIPAQTELTSGVSKGRFVPLLTPQDIAAAVVRTARRPRYNVYVPGWTNPVTRSLFLLPQPWRDAMGRLLKADQLLRTTDYQARIGYEARLGHIGPREASL
- a CDS encoding flavin reductase family protein, which gives rise to MTWHTPTALPPLPGSAPASVPGEPCAQPSAQAFRDVMAHLPAGVSVITTDGIHGPAGMTASAVCSLSLDPPLVLVCVDNNSRTLVSIRDHGAFAVNVLRQDQANLAKDFADRDTDQHKRFSAASCRHEADGSLVLNGALAWLSCQVEDTYPGGDHTILTGRVHALGYTHSQPLIWYSRRFHALA
- a CDS encoding type II toxin-antitoxin system RatA family toxin gives rise to the protein MPEVTLDVHVPDTAAPEVFGLLRDFAAYPKYTDAIREVRVTEVDDRTVDSHWSANFRNGVLCWSERDRIDPAALTIEFTQLDGDFETFEGGWYVQQEGPDTRARFAAAFDLGIPSLASLIDPIASRTLLDTMALIAQGLFGSRITLHEPEPVAADAGGRP
- a CDS encoding aspartate aminotransferase family protein, which produces MTPVTVPTVRGTAPQESSVADVLDAYRKHLGRGRARLASMTGGVMEIASYGARVFAADGREYVDCGGYGVFLLGHCHPRVVEAVVAQVRRHPLASRLLLEPVAAGAATALADITPPGLDYVHFVNSGAEATETAIKLARAHGLQRLISTTGGYHGKTTGALALTAKPFYQDPFRPLLPAEHIPYGDAEALASALAAGPAACVVIEPVQGEGGVVLPPPGYLRDVQLLCVQYGAFFVLDEIQTGLGRLGTWWGADTEDVRPDVLLVGKNLSGGVIPVAAAVATAEAYAPFDRDPFLHTSTFAGAPVAMAAAHAAVRTIAEEGLVEQAHLLGIDLIDRVRDTLAPLGDAVADIRGKGLLIGIEMRDEALAGELVLHLLEAGLLVNHSLNAHRVVRLTPPAVLTRSDLDRISEAFTAASAALLKGLH